The nucleotide window AAACCGGCCATCTTGTTTTTTCCACGCTCCACACAAATGACGCCAAGCAGACAATAGAAAGAATTGTTGATTCTTTTCCTGGCGATGTCCATGATGTTGTGCGCCATCAGCTCTCGCTTTCGCTTGTTGCAATTGTCTCGCAGCGGCTCTGCAGGACCAAGGACGGCCATGGCCGTGTCGCCGCTCTCGAGATAATGATCAACACCCCTGTGATCGCCAGGGCCATAGAAGAGAACCAGCCGGGGAAAATACAGCAGTTTATAGCGGACTCCGCCTCTTTCTATAAAATGGCCACGCTCAACCAGTCTCTGTTCCGCCTCATCACTGAGGATAAGATAAGCGAGGAAGAGGCGATGGGCATAAGCAATAATCCGAACGACCTTAAGATCAAAATAAAGACCACGGGGCAGGCGGCTGAAGCCGCCTCGACGGCGGAAGCCGAAAAAAAGGTGAGGAAGTTCTGATGCTGAAAAAGAAGCTTGAGGGCATACCTCTTTTCGCGGCGCTGGATGCGGATGAGCTTGAGGCGCTCGCGGCGATCTCGGAGATAAAAACATATACGAAGGAAACTCTCATTTTCTCCGAGGGAGACACCGGCAAGGACATTTATTTTCTTGTCAGCGGCGAGGTGCGCATAAGAAAAAAAATATCCTCGGGTTTCAAGACCATAGCGGTGCTGCGCGCCGGAGATATTTTCGGCGAGATGTCTTTTTTTGAAAACGCCCCCCGCTCGGCGGATGCTTTCGCTCCTATGGATTGCGATATTCTCAGCATAAAAGGAGAGGCCTTTGAGAGTTTTCTTTCGGACAAGCCGCGTAAGAGTTTCAGCATCCTCATGAAGATGCTGGCGATATCGTCATCAAGGCTCCGGAACATGGACAGGTATTTCACAACGCTCTATCAGACAGCCAGGATCATGGCATCCTGCGGCAGCGTCGGGGAGCTGGCGGAGAAGATCCTGCCGGAGATCATTAATTCGCTCTCTGTTTCCGGGGCGGCTGTGTATATGCGCAGCATGTACGAGGATGAGTATGATCTCATCTCGAGCATTCCCGCCGGGGAAGAGAGTGCTGTTTCCGGCAAAGCGCCGTTTGTACGGAAGCTCGCATCGGGAGAGACTTTCTGCGACGGCAATGTGAAAGAGGCGCCCGGCATGCGCTTTTTCGCGCCCATAGGAGCGGAAGACGGGCTTATGGGTTTTATAGCTCTCTCGGCTGAAAAAGACCCCGCCCTTGAAGACAGTATACTCGTGGGCACGATCTGTAATATGATAAACCCTGTCATAATCAATTTGAGGACGAAGCAGGAGGAGCTTATGAAAAACAGGCTCAAGCAGCAGAAATGGCAGCTTTAGCCAGACTTTTCTTAGCGCATGTCATAGCGGATTTTCCGCTTCAGTTTGACGGCATATTCGCGTGGAAGAAAAGAAGCTACATGGGTTGTCTTATCCACAGCGTCATACATGCCGCTGTGACGGTGTTATTTTTTCTCGGGAGCCTGAGGTTATATTCTTTCTGGGCTTATATAATCCTGCTCATAGCCGTCCACAGTTATCAGGATTACACGAAGGTGAATCTCTGGAAAAACCCGGAAGATGACAAGATCTCATATTTTCTTATAGACCAGATCCTGCATGTCGCTTTCATTTTCCTGGCGCTGCTTTTCCCTTTTTCGGCGGATGCGGCTTATTATGGAAGCCTGCTCCCCGCCGAATGGCTGATACTCTATAACGACACCTCTTTTATGAATATTGTTT belongs to Candidatus Omnitrophota bacterium and includes:
- a CDS encoding cyclic nucleotide-binding domain-containing protein, with product MLKKKLEGIPLFAALDADELEALAAISEIKTYTKETLIFSEGDTGKDIYFLVSGEVRIRKKISSGFKTIAVLRAGDIFGEMSFFENAPRSADAFAPMDCDILSIKGEAFESFLSDKPRKSFSILMKMLAISSSRLRNMDRYFTTLYQTARIMASCGSVGELAEKILPEIINSLSVSGAAVYMRSMYEDEYDLISSIPAGEESAVSGKAPFVRKLASGETFCDGNVKEAPGMRFFAPIGAEDGLMGFIALSAEKDPALEDSILVGTICNMINPVIINLRTKQEELMKNRLKQQKWQL
- a CDS encoding DUF3307 domain-containing protein, translating into MAALARLFLAHVIADFPLQFDGIFAWKKRSYMGCLIHSVIHAAVTVLFFLGSLRLYSFWAYIILLIAVHSYQDYTKVNLWKNPEDDKISYFLIDQILHVAFIFLALLFPFSADAAYYGSLLPAEWLILYNDTSFMNIVSGAILAGWGGVVLLYYMDKSVYKVEIDELSRFERSYGVVERALVVIVIMKGGLFYLLVPCLFLLRLSGMRRQPLYRGVISLVFSSVIGLSVHLGNTYAAF